One Corynebacterium yudongzhengii DNA window includes the following coding sequences:
- a CDS encoding MinD/ParA family ATP-binding protein, whose amino-acid sequence MTTGAHAYVEQKHNAEPRLTPPVALDQSNLVNPVRRAPQSGWRRLVHRLSGGRVNPGDSPEQQRRTELFERIRQPLRGDYRIAVMSLKGGVGKTTTTVCLGSVFSSVRGDRVIAVDANPDLGTLAQRVAAPGHATVRDLLAAQDTSRYPQVRSFTSQAPSRLEVIGSERDPAVSEAFSEDDYRRAIDILQHHYNIVLTDCGTGLMHSAMSGVLALANTLVLVTSPALDGAQSASATLDWLNLHGYEHLAANSVVVVSAAHDEAPTIDLEQLTAHFAARTRAVHHIPFDRHLSEGATIDLERLQPATYEAYLQLAGIVADDFGSWHRHAAT is encoded by the coding sequence ATGACTACTGGCGCCCACGCCTATGTCGAGCAGAAGCACAACGCAGAACCGCGCCTGACTCCACCGGTGGCACTGGATCAGTCGAACCTGGTCAATCCGGTGCGCCGCGCGCCGCAGAGCGGGTGGCGTCGCCTGGTGCACCGCCTCAGCGGCGGGCGGGTGAATCCGGGCGATTCGCCGGAGCAGCAGCGCCGCACCGAGTTGTTCGAGCGCATCCGCCAGCCGCTGCGCGGCGATTATCGCATCGCGGTGATGAGTTTGAAGGGTGGCGTCGGCAAGACGACCACCACGGTGTGCCTGGGCAGCGTGTTTTCTTCTGTGCGCGGGGATCGGGTGATCGCGGTGGATGCGAACCCGGATCTCGGCACGCTGGCGCAGCGGGTGGCCGCCCCGGGGCATGCGACGGTGCGCGATCTGCTCGCTGCGCAGGATACGTCGCGCTACCCGCAGGTCCGCAGCTTTACCTCGCAGGCGCCGAGCCGGCTGGAGGTCATCGGCTCGGAGCGCGACCCGGCGGTCTCGGAGGCGTTTTCGGAGGATGATTATCGCCGGGCGATCGATATCTTGCAGCATCACTACAACATCGTGCTCACCGACTGCGGTACCGGCCTCATGCACTCCGCTATGTCGGGCGTGTTGGCGCTGGCCAACACCTTGGTGCTGGTGACCTCGCCGGCGCTCGACGGCGCGCAGTCGGCGTCGGCCACCTTGGATTGGTTGAACCTGCACGGCTATGAGCACCTGGCGGCGAACTCGGTCGTGGTGGTCTCGGCGGCGCACGACGAGGCCCCGACCATCGACTTAGAGCAGCTCACCGCCCATTTCGCGGCGCGCACCCGCGCGGTGCATCACATCCCTTTCGATCGGCATCTCTCGGAGGGCGCGACCATCGATCTGGAGCGGCTCCAGCCGGCGACCTACGAGGCGTATCTGCAGCTGGCGGGCATCGTCGCCGATGATTTCGGGTCTTGGCACCGCCACGCCGCCACCTGA
- the hrpB gene encoding ATP-dependent helicase HrpB, whose protein sequence is MFDLESIGAGLPVAETIARLGPLIDATGSLVVEAPPGTGKTTLVPPALAQHTGGKVLVTAPRRVAVRAAARRLALLDGSELGERVGYSVRGEHYDGSAVEFMTPGVLIRRLLNDPGLESVTGVIFDEVHERQLDTDLVLGMVAELRALREDLQVVAMSATLDARRFAELLDGANILSTPAVTHPLEIDYQPHPGRIEGTREFYAHLARLAEQAVARRGESALVFVPGVREVELVLGALSGDYPALPLHGRLKAREQDAALARFAQPRIVVSTAVAESSLTVPGVRIVVDSGLSRVPRRDSLRGMTGLVTISAAVSTADQRAGRAGREGPGWVIRAYAESDYQHFAAHITPEIATSDLTDAALNLAVWGTPRGEGLALLDPPPPRALHDAEDTLRALHAIDDEGRATDTGHRLAALPLDPRLAAALDAHGRQAADVIAVLSESPTGDVGRARVDKRVARRLQRLVADKGPVSAGRVVASAFPQWVARRAGEDDYLLASGTRARLPGDYGLRGAEWLAVADVSRTQKGSVIRAAARIDEADALAAVGVEERVVATLHEGSVRGRKVRRAGAIELSSTPVRVAPDQAASALADSVSAADFTYSPKAAALRDRLAFLHEQCGEPWPDPARADVGPELEHVARGTPLAKVDMYPAMQRILPWPEASRLDDLAPSRLHVPSGSNPRIDYSTGRPVVRVKLQECFGMTTSPECAGVKVQFHLLSPAGRPLAVTDDLESFFSGPYQEVRKDMRGRYPKHPWPEDPWTATATAKTTARTKK, encoded by the coding sequence ATGTTTGATCTCGAATCCATCGGCGCGGGCCTGCCGGTCGCGGAGACGATCGCTAGGCTAGGCCCGCTCATCGACGCCACCGGCTCCCTCGTCGTCGAGGCCCCACCCGGCACCGGCAAGACCACGCTCGTCCCGCCCGCGCTGGCCCAACACACCGGCGGCAAAGTGCTGGTCACGGCGCCGCGGCGGGTGGCGGTGCGGGCAGCGGCGCGGCGGCTGGCGCTTCTCGACGGCAGCGAGCTCGGCGAACGCGTCGGCTATTCCGTGCGCGGTGAGCACTACGACGGTTCGGCGGTGGAGTTCATGACCCCGGGTGTGCTCATCCGGCGCCTGCTCAACGACCCGGGCCTCGAGTCGGTCACCGGCGTCATCTTCGACGAGGTCCACGAGCGCCAGCTGGATACGGACCTGGTTCTCGGCATGGTCGCGGAGCTACGCGCGCTGCGCGAAGACCTGCAGGTGGTGGCAATGTCGGCGACCCTGGATGCCCGCCGCTTCGCGGAGCTTCTCGACGGCGCCAACATCCTTTCCACCCCCGCCGTGACTCATCCGCTCGAGATCGATTACCAGCCCCATCCCGGCCGCATCGAGGGTACCCGCGAGTTCTACGCGCATCTGGCCCGACTTGCCGAGCAGGCGGTGGCGCGCCGCGGCGAGTCGGCGCTCGTGTTCGTACCCGGCGTGCGCGAGGTCGAGCTGGTGCTCGGCGCCCTGAGCGGGGATTATCCCGCGTTGCCGCTGCACGGGCGGCTTAAAGCGCGCGAGCAGGATGCGGCGCTGGCGCGCTTTGCGCAGCCGCGGATCGTGGTGTCGACCGCCGTGGCGGAATCCTCGCTGACGGTGCCGGGGGTGCGCATCGTCGTCGACTCCGGCCTGTCCCGCGTGCCCCGGCGCGACAGCCTGCGCGGGATGACCGGCTTGGTGACGATCTCCGCCGCCGTCTCCACCGCCGACCAGCGCGCCGGCCGCGCCGGGCGCGAGGGCCCGGGCTGGGTGATCCGCGCGTATGCGGAGAGCGACTACCAGCACTTTGCGGCGCATATCACCCCGGAGATCGCCACCAGCGACCTCACCGACGCCGCGCTTAACCTCGCGGTGTGGGGCACCCCGCGCGGCGAGGGCCTCGCGCTGCTCGATCCTCCCCCGCCCCGCGCGCTGCACGACGCCGAAGACACCCTCCGCGCCCTCCACGCCATCGACGACGAGGGCCGCGCCACCGACACCGGCCACCGCCTCGCCGCCCTCCCGCTGGATCCCCGCCTGGCCGCGGCGCTCGATGCGCACGGCCGCCAGGCCGCCGACGTGATCGCCGTGCTTTCCGAGTCCCCCACCGGGGACGTGGGGCGGGCGCGCGTCGATAAGCGCGTCGCACGACGCCTGCAGCGCCTCGTCGCCGACAAGGGCCCCGTGTCTGCGGGCAGGGTCGTGGCCAGCGCTTTTCCGCAGTGGGTGGCCCGGCGCGCCGGGGAGGACGACTACCTGCTCGCCTCCGGCACCCGCGCCCGCCTGCCCGGCGATTATGGGCTGCGCGGCGCCGAGTGGCTGGCCGTCGCCGACGTCTCGCGCACGCAGAAGGGCTCGGTGATTCGGGCGGCGGCGCGTATCGACGAAGCCGACGCCCTAGCCGCCGTGGGCGTGGAGGAGCGGGTCGTCGCGACGCTGCACGAAGGTTCCGTCCGCGGCCGCAAAGTCCGCCGGGCCGGGGCGATCGAGTTGTCTTCGACGCCCGTGCGCGTCGCGCCTGACCAGGCGGCCAGCGCTTTGGCGGACTCCGTGAGCGCCGCGGATTTCACCTACTCGCCGAAGGCGGCGGCGCTACGCGACCGGCTCGCCTTCCTCCACGAGCAGTGCGGCGAGCCGTGGCCGGATCCCGCGCGCGCCGACGTCGGCCCGGAGCTCGAGCACGTCGCACGCGGCACGCCGCTGGCCAAGGTGGACATGTACCCCGCGATGCAGCGGATCCTGCCCTGGCCGGAGGCCTCGCGTCTCGACGACCTCGCGCCCTCGCGCCTCCACGTGCCGAGCGGCTCCAACCCGCGCATCGACTACTCCACCGGCCGTCCCGTCGTCCGCGTCAAGCTGCAGGAATGCTTCGGGATGACCACTTCTCCCGAATGCGCGGGCGTGAAGGTGCAGTTCCACTTGCTCTCGCCGGCGGGGCGGCCGCTGGCGGTCACCGATGACCTCGAGAGTTTCTTCTCCGGGCCCTATCAGGAGGTGCGCAAGGACATGCGGGGGCGCTATCCTAAACATCCTTGGCCCGAGGATCCCTGGACCGCGACCGCAACAGCGAAAACGACCGCGAGGACGAAGAAATGA
- a CDS encoding ROK family transcriptional regulator gives MSPIESVFALPDTPAAKCLHLMRLTPLTTRAELVEATGLSQPTVTRAVNALIEAGLVIQRTDLTRSHGRGRPTVPVELTDSPWMHGGIAVGTQSTYIGLFDVRGRTIRDTTIDLPIATMAHDDVIEHLMAGLNRLTVGIPRPLTTVGLTFPGFIEPHGSVDAPSLGWRRIDIIGRLHYQFSVPVTISAAVPAILGSELQASELHFASPPPTALALFADDSIGAARTDGDGVRQLDVELADDTLLTTAGLLKGTGATSLPELVARDDDSSRARLDTRARDLGVLAAELISEHRPDTLVVAGGAFIDDPQAPGKFARSVREQLGADLQGASLRLIPTHDEVVRAIARAIALDRVLRDPLSLAG, from the coding sequence ATGTCCCCGATTGAGTCAGTCTTCGCGCTGCCCGATACCCCCGCGGCCAAATGCCTGCATTTGATGCGACTGACTCCCCTGACCACGCGTGCCGAGCTCGTCGAGGCCACCGGCTTATCCCAGCCGACCGTGACCCGCGCGGTCAACGCGCTCATCGAGGCCGGCCTCGTCATCCAGCGCACCGACCTCACGCGCTCGCACGGCCGCGGCCGGCCCACCGTGCCCGTCGAGCTCACCGACTCGCCGTGGATGCATGGCGGCATCGCGGTGGGCACGCAGTCCACCTACATCGGGCTTTTCGACGTCCGCGGCCGCACCATCCGCGATACCACCATCGACCTGCCGATCGCCACGATGGCGCATGACGATGTCATCGAGCATCTCATGGCTGGGCTCAACCGGCTCACCGTCGGCATCCCGCGGCCCCTGACCACCGTGGGGCTGACCTTCCCCGGATTCATCGAGCCGCACGGCAGCGTCGATGCGCCCTCGCTTGGGTGGCGGCGCATCGACATCATCGGCCGCCTGCACTATCAATTCTCGGTGCCGGTGACGATCTCCGCCGCCGTGCCCGCCATCTTGGGTTCCGAGCTGCAGGCCTCTGAACTGCACTTCGCCTCCCCTCCCCCGACGGCGCTCGCGCTGTTTGCCGATGACTCCATCGGCGCCGCCCGCACCGACGGCGACGGGGTGCGCCAACTCGACGTCGAGCTTGCCGACGACACCCTCCTCACCACCGCCGGCCTCCTGAAAGGCACCGGCGCCACGAGCCTTCCCGAGCTCGTCGCCCGCGATGACGACTCCTCGCGCGCACGGCTCGATACCCGCGCCCGCGATCTCGGCGTCCTCGCCGCCGAGCTCATCTCCGAGCACCGCCCGGACACCCTGGTCGTGGCGGGCGGGGCGTTTATCGACGACCCGCAGGCCCCCGGCAAGTTCGCCCGCTCGGTGCGCGAGCAGCTCGGCGCCGACCTCCAGGGCGCCTCGCTACGCCTGATCCCCACCCACGACGAGGTCGTGCGCGCCATCGCCCGGGCCATCGCCTTGGATAGGGTGCTGCGCGACCCGCTGTCCCTGGCCGGCTAG
- a CDS encoding DUF885 domain-containing protein, whose amino-acid sequence MSSEFNESDARTGTDSIEDGERAPSLLDATCEGYVYDMAALTPTDATAWGIEGYDGELQDFSPDYWDEVAERTRDMIADVDALNDGTDDSDDDDDFDGIDQVTADILVDRLGLELDLHHRGENLRLLNNIASPVQTIRDSLVQMPKDGADAHDNVRSRLSRVPKALRGYCDSLSEAAAQGKVAAHRQIDAVIDQCESLADSGSLLESLGVDPDCAEVSKAKQAFAEFADWLSTDLAPQAAHNDCVGRDRYELFSHYFVGDLVDLDEAYNWARERLCDIIAEQESIAHDLYGSDCSVRGAFRRLNEDERYTLTGTEALREWMQKLADETMDTVHGTHFNVPEELRTIVARIDPAGTGGIFYTPPTEDFTRPGQMWWSVPPGQETFHTWQEKTTVFHEGVPGHHLQLGQALAQDDLNLWRRVACWNSGHGEGWALYAESLMDEAGFFEDPGYRMGYLDSQRLRAARVVLDIGVHLGKKVPEGTGVWDGSYAKGFLRENSAMDEANLAFEIDRYLGWPGQAPSYALGQRLWREVREDALEQGQSLREFHDRALSLGSVPMSVLRTEVLD is encoded by the coding sequence ATGAGTTCCGAGTTTAATGAGTCCGACGCCCGCACCGGCACGGACTCCATCGAGGATGGCGAACGCGCCCCGTCGCTACTCGACGCCACCTGCGAGGGATACGTCTACGACATGGCCGCCCTGACCCCCACCGACGCCACCGCGTGGGGCATCGAGGGCTACGACGGCGAGCTGCAAGACTTCTCGCCCGACTATTGGGACGAGGTCGCTGAGCGCACCCGCGACATGATTGCCGACGTCGACGCCCTCAACGACGGCACCGACGACTCGGACGACGACGATGACTTCGACGGCATCGACCAGGTCACCGCTGACATCCTCGTCGACCGCCTGGGCTTAGAGCTCGACCTGCACCACCGCGGCGAGAACCTGCGCCTGCTCAACAACATTGCCTCGCCGGTGCAGACCATCCGCGACTCCCTGGTACAGATGCCGAAGGACGGCGCCGACGCCCACGACAACGTCCGCTCGCGCCTCTCGCGCGTGCCGAAGGCGCTGCGCGGCTACTGCGACTCCCTGTCCGAGGCCGCCGCCCAAGGCAAGGTCGCCGCGCACCGCCAGATCGACGCCGTCATCGACCAATGCGAAAGTCTCGCCGACTCCGGCTCCCTCCTGGAGAGCCTCGGGGTCGATCCCGACTGCGCAGAAGTCAGCAAGGCCAAGCAGGCCTTCGCGGAGTTCGCCGACTGGCTGTCGACCGACCTGGCCCCGCAGGCCGCGCACAACGACTGCGTCGGCCGCGACCGCTACGAGCTGTTCTCGCACTACTTCGTCGGCGACTTGGTCGACCTCGACGAGGCCTACAACTGGGCCCGCGAGCGCCTCTGCGACATCATCGCCGAGCAGGAATCCATCGCCCACGACCTCTACGGCTCCGACTGCTCCGTCCGCGGCGCCTTCCGCCGCCTCAACGAAGACGAGCGCTACACCCTCACCGGCACCGAAGCCCTGCGCGAATGGATGCAGAAGCTGGCCGACGAGACCATGGACACCGTCCACGGCACCCACTTCAACGTGCCCGAAGAGCTGCGCACGATCGTCGCCCGCATCGACCCCGCCGGCACCGGCGGCATCTTCTACACCCCGCCGACGGAAGACTTCACCCGCCCCGGCCAGATGTGGTGGTCCGTGCCCCCAGGCCAGGAAACCTTCCACACCTGGCAGGAAAAGACGACCGTCTTCCACGAGGGCGTGCCCGGCCACCACCTGCAGCTCGGGCAGGCGCTGGCGCAGGACGACCTGAACCTCTGGCGACGCGTCGCCTGCTGGAACTCCGGCCACGGCGAGGGCTGGGCTCTCTACGCGGAGTCGCTCATGGACGAAGCCGGCTTCTTCGAAGACCCCGGCTACCGGATGGGCTACCTGGACTCGCAGCGCCTGCGCGCCGCCCGCGTGGTGCTGGACATCGGCGTCCACCTGGGCAAGAAGGTCCCCGAGGGCACCGGCGTGTGGGACGGCTCCTACGCGAAGGGCTTCCTGCGCGAGAACTCGGCGATGGACGAGGCCAACCTCGCCTTCGAGATCGACCGCTACCTCGGCTGGCCCGGGCAGGCGCCCTCGTACGCCCTCGGCCAGCGACTCTGGCGCGAGGTGCGCGAAGACGCCCTCGAACAGGGGCAGAGCCTGCGCGAATTCCACGACCGCGCGCTCTCCCTAGGCTCCGTGCCGATGTCCGTGCTGCGCACGGAGGTGCTCGACTAG
- a CDS encoding AbrB family transcriptional regulator has product MMRWLFVAPASVAVGALLSWLDVPAAWILGAILVSGSLVLSTGRELEVNPHFYRFARGMIGILAAVPLVGVPPGQLLGVLPAGLMVAVITVGIGIVGGLLLARSQRDISPESGVLSMLAGGASMMPAIATEVGADMRFVVLGQYLRLLAVSVTLPLVAGILTWPDNQSSALTIGGDQPWWMLLLVVTVALVGERLGRLVHLPVPSVFAPLLLTVLISWALPDGLTMAPPEALTILAFLSIGWVCGGALSVPALKAFSRNLPATIAFIVIVMAACALTAVPLVGWLDITYFEAYLATSPGALETVLALGAEGGAGYEVVGLQLIRLIMVLLVAGWLPQLLRLILRR; this is encoded by the coding sequence ATGATGCGTTGGCTATTCGTCGCTCCCGCCTCCGTCGCCGTGGGCGCGCTGCTGAGCTGGCTCGACGTCCCGGCGGCCTGGATTCTCGGCGCGATCCTCGTCTCCGGCTCGCTCGTCTTATCGACGGGCCGCGAACTCGAAGTCAACCCCCACTTCTACCGTTTCGCCCGCGGGATGATCGGCATCTTAGCGGCGGTGCCGCTCGTCGGGGTGCCGCCGGGCCAGCTGCTCGGGGTGTTGCCGGCGGGGCTCATGGTGGCGGTGATCACGGTCGGGATCGGCATCGTCGGCGGTCTGCTGCTGGCGCGTTCGCAGCGTGACATCTCTCCCGAATCCGGGGTGCTGTCGATGCTCGCCGGCGGGGCGTCGATGATGCCGGCGATCGCCACCGAGGTGGGTGCCGACATGCGCTTCGTGGTCCTCGGCCAATACCTGCGCCTGCTGGCGGTCTCGGTGACGTTGCCGCTGGTCGCGGGCATTCTCACCTGGCCCGACAACCAATCCAGCGCGCTGACCATCGGCGGCGACCAGCCCTGGTGGATGCTGCTCCTCGTGGTGACGGTGGCGCTCGTCGGCGAAAGGCTGGGCCGCCTCGTGCACCTGCCGGTACCCAGCGTGTTCGCCCCGCTCTTGTTGACGGTGCTCATCTCCTGGGCACTTCCCGACGGCCTGACCATGGCCCCACCCGAAGCCCTGACCATCCTGGCGTTCCTCTCGATAGGCTGGGTCTGCGGCGGCGCACTCTCCGTGCCCGCGCTCAAAGCGTTCTCGCGGAACCTGCCGGCGACGATCGCGTTCATCGTGATCGTGATGGCTGCCTGCGCGCTCACCGCCGTGCCGCTGGTCGGGTGGCTAGATATCACCTACTTCGAAGCGTACTTAGCGACGAGCCCCGGCGCGCTAGAAACCGTCCTCGCCCTGGGCGCCGAAGGCGGTGCCGGCTACGAGGTGGTCGGACTCCAGCTGATCCGCCTGATCATGGTGCTGCTGGTCGCAGGCTGGCTGCCGCAGCTCTTGCGGTTGATCCTGCGGAGGTAG
- a CDS encoding IS256 family transposase, translating to MAKDLDQMVEDFRTRPLDTVPYLYVSCDALTMKVREGGRVVKTSVLLATGVNAEGYRELLGMQVATSESVASWTGFLPRPESPRLKRGVPGHQRRIRGHPARVIGEVLPNASCQRCRTHCAKNLSGVVPKSQWPTLSAMFQTIFQQPDAASVWNQARDVVTFCEQKFPHVADYLEEALDELLAFTHAPKAVWTKVWSNNPTERLNREICRRTDVVGIFPNRDAVIRLVGAVLAKQHDEKDPAEALHVVDEPGADEDHDGCPPHRCRRHCSGGCMSQSHHRARAGP from the coding sequence ATGGCCAAAGATCTTGATCAGATGGTGGAGGACTTCCGCACCCGACCCCTGGATACCGTCCCCTACCTGTATGTTTCCTGCGACGCGTTGACGATGAAGGTGCGTGAAGGCGGACGGGTCGTGAAAACCTCCGTGCTGCTGGCCACCGGCGTGAACGCGGAAGGCTACCGCGAACTACTCGGTATGCAGGTCGCCACCTCCGAGTCGGTGGCCTCGTGGACCGGGTTTCTTCCGCGACCTGAAAGCCCGCGGCTTAAACGAGGTGTACCTGGTCACCAGCGACGCATACGTGGGCATCCAGCACGCGTCATCGGCGAGGTCCTGCCCAACGCCTCCTGTCAACGCTGCCGGACGCATTGCGCGAAGAACCTCTCCGGAGTGGTGCCCAAAAGCCAATGGCCGACCTTGTCGGCGATGTTCCAGACGATCTTCCAGCAACCGGACGCCGCATCGGTGTGGAACCAGGCCCGGGACGTAGTGACTTTCTGTGAGCAGAAGTTCCCGCACGTGGCCGACTACCTGGAAGAAGCCCTGGATGAGCTACTCGCGTTCACCCACGCCCCGAAAGCAGTGTGGACGAAGGTGTGGTCGAACAACCCCACCGAGCGGCTGAACCGGGAGATCTGCCGGCGCACCGATGTGGTGGGGATCTTCCCCAACCGCGACGCGGTGATCCGCCTGGTTGGTGCCGTGTTGGCAAAGCAGCATGATGAGAAGGATCCAGCAGAAGCGCTACATGTCGTTGACGAGCCTGGAGCAGACGAAGACCATGATGGCTGCCCACCACATCGATGCCGGCGACATTGTTCAGGAGGTTGCATGAGCCAGTCGCACCATCGGGCTCGTGCCGGTCCCTGA
- a CDS encoding M23 family metallopeptidase, whose amino-acid sequence MLFSHSGSRGRHRKVTTSESFKGRVALVTVAAGTVSAAGAGGAAAATLQAAPEKVDVDIEKTSDAEALSAEPVSETPQVLAIAEHKPVAGLADQLDKAVAAVEEREAAEAAAAAAEAAAAAAAAAEGLSSSSAGDILNPLNAAVVKPTEGVFTSGFGPRWGTIHKGIDIANAIGTPILAIMDGTVIDAGPASGYGNWIRIKHDDGSISIYGHMVSLNVSVGDRVSAGQNIAGMGNEGFSTGSHLHFEIHPTGNGAVDPVPWFAERGITIQ is encoded by the coding sequence ATGCTCTTTTCGCACTCCGGATCCCGCGGCCGCCATCGCAAGGTCACCACGTCTGAGTCGTTCAAGGGACGCGTTGCGCTGGTCACGGTCGCCGCCGGTACGGTCTCCGCCGCCGGCGCCGGTGGTGCCGCAGCCGCCACTCTGCAGGCAGCACCGGAGAAGGTGGATGTTGATATCGAGAAGACCAGCGACGCGGAGGCCCTTTCCGCCGAGCCGGTGAGCGAGACCCCGCAGGTCCTCGCCATCGCCGAGCACAAGCCGGTCGCCGGCCTGGCGGACCAGCTGGATAAGGCCGTCGCCGCCGTCGAGGAGCGCGAGGCCGCCGAGGCTGCTGCTGCCGCCGCTGAGGCTGCTGCTGCCGCCGCTGCCGCCGCCGAGGGCCTGTCCTCCTCGTCCGCTGGGGATATCCTCAACCCGCTGAACGCGGCCGTCGTCAAGCCGACCGAGGGCGTGTTCACCTCCGGCTTCGGCCCGCGCTGGGGCACGATTCACAAGGGCATCGACATCGCCAACGCCATCGGTACCCCGATCCTCGCGATCATGGACGGCACCGTCATCGACGCCGGCCCGGCCTCCGGCTACGGCAACTGGATCCGCATCAAGCACGACGATGGCTCGATCTCCATCTACGGCCACATGGTCTCGCTGAACGTCAGCGTCGGCGACCGTGTCTCCGCTGGCCAGAACATCGCCGGCATGGGCAACGAGGGCTTCTCCACCGGCTCGCACCTCCACTTCGAGATCCACCCGACCGGCAACGGCGCCGTCGACCCGGTGCCGTGGTTCGCCGAGCGCGGCATCACCATTCAGTAA
- a CDS encoding sugar O-acetyltransferase: MTESISDAHSFERMVSGQWYLPGGPEQSARHARARELSRKIHELANTDLPRAQELLRELLAPGSHAPEMLTPFQIEYGVNTTFGKDCFVNFDVTILDCGPVTIGDRTMIGPKCSLITVTHPVDDVAKRRAGWEITRAVTIGEDCWLGAGATILPGVSIGDRAVVAAGTVVTRNVPADTLVSGVPAKIVRELHV, encoded by the coding sequence ATGACCGAATCCATCAGTGATGCGCACAGCTTTGAGCGCATGGTCTCCGGGCAATGGTATCTGCCGGGAGGTCCGGAGCAGTCCGCCCGGCACGCGCGCGCCCGCGAGCTGAGCCGGAAGATCCACGAGCTGGCAAACACCGATCTGCCGCGGGCGCAGGAGCTTCTGCGCGAGCTGCTCGCGCCCGGCTCGCACGCCCCGGAGATGCTCACGCCTTTCCAGATCGAGTATGGGGTCAACACGACGTTCGGGAAGGATTGTTTCGTCAACTTCGACGTCACGATCCTCGACTGCGGGCCGGTGACGATTGGTGATCGCACCATGATCGGGCCGAAGTGTTCGCTGATTACGGTCACCCACCCGGTCGATGACGTGGCCAAGCGCCGCGCCGGATGGGAGATCACACGAGCGGTGACCATCGGCGAGGATTGCTGGCTGGGCGCCGGCGCCACGATCCTGCCCGGGGTGAGTATCGGCGATCGCGCGGTGGTGGCCGCCGGCACCGTGGTGACGCGTAACGTGCCGGCCGACACCCTGGTCTCCGGGGTGCCGGCGAAGATTGTGCGGGAGCTTCATGTTTGA
- a CDS encoding NAD-dependent deacylase yields the protein MDTARKILDSASHIEVFTGAGMSADSGIATYRDAITGVWENVDPMAMASIDAWAIRPEEMWAWYLWRASLVRRAEPNPGHMAIARLAQREGKRVTVTTQNIDDLHERGGSENVVHLHGSLFDFRCSICSRPWRGEVELPDEPVAALTPPTCPLCENLIRPGVVWFGEPLPQKEWAEAERRMIEADAVIIVGTSGVVQPAASLPLIAAEAGTPIIEVTPQRTDLSHIVDVHLDGTAGHVLPELIDAT from the coding sequence ATGGACACGGCCCGCAAAATCCTGGACTCCGCTTCCCACATCGAGGTGTTTACCGGCGCCGGTATGTCCGCGGACTCGGGCATAGCCACCTACCGTGACGCGATTACCGGCGTGTGGGAAAACGTCGACCCCATGGCGATGGCCAGCATCGACGCGTGGGCCATACGCCCCGAGGAGATGTGGGCCTGGTATCTCTGGCGCGCCTCGCTGGTCCGCCGCGCCGAGCCCAACCCCGGCCACATGGCGATCGCCCGCCTGGCGCAGCGCGAGGGCAAGCGCGTCACCGTCACCACCCAGAACATCGACGATCTTCACGAGCGCGGCGGCAGCGAAAACGTCGTCCATTTGCACGGCTCGCTGTTCGACTTCCGCTGCTCCATCTGCTCGCGGCCGTGGCGGGGCGAGGTCGAGCTTCCCGACGAGCCCGTCGCCGCCCTCACCCCACCCACGTGCCCGCTGTGCGAAAACCTCATCCGACCCGGTGTCGTGTGGTTCGGCGAGCCGCTACCGCAAAAGGAGTGGGCGGAGGCCGAAAGGCGCATGATCGAGGCGGATGCGGTGATCATCGTCGGCACCTCCGGGGTGGTCCAGCCCGCGGCCTCATTGCCGCTGATCGCCGCCGAGGCCGGCACCCCGATCATCGAGGTCACCCCGCAGCGCACGGACCTCTCGCACATCGTCGACGTGCATCTCGACGGCACCGCCGGGCACGTGCTGCCGGAACTTATCGACGCCACGTAG